The following proteins are encoded in a genomic region of Nitrospiraceae bacterium:
- a CDS encoding CBS domain-containing protein, whose amino-acid sequence MDQSQPHFTSVGQLIHTNPLQFGVGTTCMEVAIALLSSHLSGGPVLDKAGKYLGFVSEFDLLKALDHSQDLRKVTTQQIMSKEPYLIHNDTTIKEAIGIMKEKKLLNLCVEENGVIRKTFTRHDLLRGYLGVDLGIDEE is encoded by the coding sequence ATGGATCAGTCACAACCACATTTCACTTCTGTTGGTCAGCTCATCCACACCAATCCCTTACAGTTTGGTGTGGGAACGACATGCATGGAGGTGGCCATTGCCCTGTTGTCTTCCCATTTGTCGGGGGGACCTGTGTTAGATAAGGCCGGAAAATATTTGGGGTTTGTCAGTGAATTTGATCTATTGAAAGCCCTGGATCATTCGCAGGACCTCAGAAAGGTCACCACTCAACAAATTATGTCAAAAGAGCCCTATCTCATCCACAATGACACGACCATTAAAGAGGCAATTGGAATAATGAAAGAGAAGAAACTCCTGAATCTGTGTGTCGAAGAAAATGGGGTTATCAGGAAAACCTTTACCCGTCATGATCTTCTGCGAGGGTATCTTGGCGTGGATTTGGGCATTGATGAGGAATAA
- a CDS encoding BON domain-containing protein: MVKGIYILKSHLDAIVCLSGPMDFAGEKTAPAFSSTEGAIDHTRHHEPVKQTVKKHLRMEEQLHSELVNIEACHRHVASYGNTKTEKPNGHSPGIATSFKRVVGVTDRKIVSPSRSKNHHLQNAVWNSLRGVDVLTQHTNTLHIHAKDGVVTLSGMVETKPQKAAAGKAAESVSGIKKVINAIHVRMLPLWDGTEFVTKRD; this comes from the coding sequence ATGGTGAAAGGAATATATATTTTAAAGTCTCATTTGGATGCGATCGTGTGCTTATCAGGCCCGATGGATTTTGCCGGAGAGAAGACCGCACCTGCGTTTTCGTCCACAGAAGGGGCCATCGATCATACGCGACACCACGAGCCTGTCAAACAGACTGTCAAGAAGCATCTCCGGATGGAAGAGCAACTGCATTCAGAGCTAGTCAATATCGAAGCGTGTCATAGACATGTGGCCTCTTACGGGAACACCAAGACGGAAAAACCCAACGGCCATTCTCCTGGTATAGCCACTTCCTTCAAAAGGGTCGTTGGGGTCACCGACCGAAAGATCGTCTCTCCATCCCGCTCGAAAAATCATCATCTCCAGAACGCGGTGTGGAACTCGTTGCGGGGTGTGGACGTCCTCACCCAACACACGAACACGCTGCACATCCATGCGAAAGATGGAGTCGTAACCCTATCCGGCATGGTTGAAACAAAGCCCCAAAAAGCCGCAGCCGGGAAAGCGGCGGAATCAGTGTCGGGCATTAAAAAGGTTATCAATGCCATTCATGTCAGGATGCTCCCCCTTTGGGACGGAACGGAATTCGTGACGAAAAGAGACTAG